GATGTTCGCTTTCCCACCTCCCTCGACGGAACTGGCTCCGATGCTATGAACGCTGCTGGAAACTACTCCTCCGCCTACTGCATTCTCCAGACCGACTCTGACTACACAGGTCACGGAATGGCAAGTCTCTCACTCACTGAACTCAACTCTATACACAATATCTAACTCTCATCTAGACCTTCACCATCGGCCGTGGAAACGACATCGTCTGCGCTGCCATCAACCACGTCGCCGAGCGTCTCAAGGGCAGGACTCTGTCCTCACTCGTCGCAAACTGGGGTCAAACATGGCGccatctcgtcaacgacaGTCAACTCCGCTGGATCGGCCCTGAGAAGGGTGTCATCCACCTCGCCCTCGGCGCTGTCGTCAACGCCGTCTGGGATCTCTGGGCAAAGACCCTCAACAAGCCCGTCTGGCGCATCGTCGCCGACATGAGCCCCGAGGAGTTCGTCAGCTGCATCGACTTCCGCTACATCACCGATGCCATCACCCCCGAGGAGGCCATTGCCATGCTCAAGGAGCAGGAGCCCACCAAGGGCAAGCGTCTTGAAGAGGCTCTCAACAACCGTGCTGTGCCCGCTTACACAACAAGTGCCGGTTGGTTGGGTTACGGTGAGGATAAGATGAAGAGTCTTCTTCAGGAGACTCTCAATGCTGGATACCGACacttcaaggtcaaggttggcggTGATATTGAGCGCGACCGCAAGCGATTGAGCATCGCTCGTGAGGTTATCGGCTACGACAAGGGCAATGTCCTCATGACGGATGCTAACCAGGTCTGGTCCGTCCCTGAGGCCATCGACTACATGAAGCAGCTAGCCGACTTTAAGCCTTGGTTCATCGAGGAGCCCACATCTCCCGATGATATTCTCGGCCACAAGGCCGTTCGGGACGCCCTGAAGCCCTACggtattggtgttgctaCTGGAGAGATGTGCCAGAACCGAGTCATCTTCAAGCAACTCCTCCAGACAGGCGCCATCGACGTTTGCCAGATCGACGCCTGCCGTATGGGTGGTGTCAACGAGGTTCTCGCCGTTCtcctcatggccaagaagtttGGTGTCCCCATTGTTCCTCACTCTGGCGGTGTCGGTCTCCCCGAGTACACTCAGCACCTGAGCACCATCGACTACGTCGTTGTTTCCGGCAAGCTTTCCGTTCTCGAGTACGTGGACCACCTCCACGAGCACTTCTTCCACCCATCCGTCATCAAGGACGGATACTACACTACCCCCACGGAAGCCGGTTACAGTGTCGAGATGAAGCCTGAGAGCATGGACCGATTTAGTTATCCTGGTGAGAAGGGTGTGAGTTGGTGGACGTCAGATGAGGCCAAGGTTATTCTCGATGGTGAGAAGATCTAAGGGGTGATTTGGAAAATAATTATTGCATGTGTTGGTTAGATGGCTAAAATATTGTTTATAAGAATCATGAATTTATGACATTTACAACTTGAGACAAGAACTAATGTGAATTTCTATTTGATATTGAGTATTTATATCAGTTGTCTACATCTCTAATCGCTGACATATAAACTGTGCTATATCTCCTAGCTCTTCAGGACAATACCAATGTTCCATATCAGAGTATatcttcaactcaacatctATACCCATCCGCTCCAGACACATGGCAGCCTCCTGACCATGGCATATCTCGACATCTTTATCTTTTCTTCCATGACCCATGAACACAGGAGTCTTTAAGAAAGGAAACGAGTTCGCTGGTAGTTCAGGGTCAAGCTCTGCTTCTTCACGAAGCTCATCGACAGTCCGTTGCAGTGGTGTTTTTCTTTCCTGCTCATCATCTCTTTCAAACATTCCATCATCAGATAAAtattcctcttcttttgccaGTGTCCCAGCTAGAGGCATGAACCCGCTCATGATAACCACCGCTCCTAAACTTTGTCCCTGCCAAAGTAGCCAACTCACCAAAGCCATTGCACCGCCTTGACTAAACCCCACAAGTACCACCCTCCCAGCATCACCACCCAGCATTTCAATCTCATTTTTTAGGATGTTGTGAATATGTTCCACGCTGGGACGCATATCTCCGCGCGCCTCGGGCTCCCAGTCGCCGGTGCCTTCGTACCATTGATGGATCAGTGAGCGACGGTATTTAGTTGCCCGGGCAAGAGGTGCTGTTGGGAAGACAAATCGGGCATGAGGTAGTGATTCCTggaatgatgttgatggaccGGTAGAGGGGGatgagaggagaggagggTGGAATTTCTCGGCGTTGAAGCCGCGGCCatggaggatgatgatggtgagttTGTGAGAGGATAGAGGAGGGATGGTAATGGGAGGAGGAAATTCACCTGGTTTGAGGCGAGAGGAGGATGTGCtatgttttgtttccatttCTGGTGAGTGTGTAAAATGAATATCCTTGGGTAGGTAGGTGTAAGTGGAATGTGATGGTAGAAATGTGACCAACACTCTATGTTCGCAGTAGTTGAGGTTGGTGGTCTAAAAAGTGCCATTATTGAACAGACCATTAACGCACAACTCATGAAAATGACTAGATCGATCATATTGAGATATTCAAATCAATCTCAATTCAGCTTTACTAGAAGTCTCCATCACTAAATACAAAATTCTCAACTGCCTACATATAATGACTTTTGTTACGTGACAACCCTGCTATTGCTTCAGCGAACGTGTCCCTATATTTCCAAGCCCCACGCACCCCCTTcccttcaacctcatcaacctcaacataAACCACCCAAAATGAATCTCCTAGATTATAAATCCCGTCCAATCCTCTCCCTAACATCCATCTTCGCCGCATGGAAATCCTTCCTCCTCGCAATCGCTCTCGGCGCGTCCATAGGCCCAGACTACGatacatcaacatctctcttcttcgccatcgtCCACGGCgcatcatcgccaagatCCCTAGCTACTCGTCTCACGAGATGGGACGCGCTGTATTTCATgcatgatgctgtcaagggGAAGGTTTATGAGCAGGAGTGGGCGTTTGGTATTGGTATGCCTGCTGCTGTGCGCAGTATCTGCGGTTTACTGAATCTTCAACGCTGGGAAGCTCTTGTCGCTATTGCTATTTCGCACGTTTCGCATCTCGTTGCTGTGCTGGCGCTTTATCAACTTACTATCGTGCTGTGCAATGATCGCAAGTTGGCGTATTTGGCTTCGGTTGTTCATGTGCTTTCACCTGCTGGGTTGTTTATATCAGCGCCTTATGCGGAGAGTCCCTTTGCATGCATGTCGTTTGTTGGCAATCTTCTCTACGCAATCAGTCTCAAAAGCAGCCCTGATTCACTGAAGCGCAATCTTGCTGTGGTTGGAGCAGGGTTATCGTATGGGATTTCGTGCACGCTTCGAAGCAATGGGCTTTTTGGCGGTGTTTTATTTGCTGTTGAAACTGTCAAGTGCTTGTTGGCTCTTCGCAACGGTTTCTCAATTTCCAAGATCCTGAGACTCGTTGCACCTCTCATTGGCGGTATTCTGGTTGCTGTTGGATTCGTCGCGCCGCAAGTTTTGGCTTGGATGAGATATTGCAATGGCAATGAAGAGCAAAGGGCTTGGTGCGGACATCGTATCCCAAGTATCTACACATTCGTCCAGGCAGAATACTGGTACGTCTTCTCTATAACTCTCTATAAAACAAAATACTAACATCAACAGGGACGTTGGATTTCTCAAATACTGGACTCCTAACCAAATCccactcttcctcctcgcaGCACCCATGCTCACGATCCTCCTTAAGTCAGGAACAGAGACCATGCGCGAGCCTTCTCGAGGTCTTGGGGCCGTGGCGATGGGCACAAATGAAGAGTCCCGATTACTTGTGAGGACTCTCGCTGCCATACAAACGCTTCTTGCCGTTTTGGCAATCACAAACTACCACGTTCAAATCATCAGCCGCTTGTCGTCGGGATATCCTGTCTGGTACTGGTGGGTAGCATCATGCCTCATGGATAAGCAGAGACAGAGTTTGGGCTATGGAGTCATTGTGTTTATTACCATGTATGCGGCTATCCAAGGTGGACTCTTTGCGTCGTTTTTGCCTCCTGCCTAGTTATAAATGTACACATTCATGCATATTCTTAGATCTAGTTGTAATATATGCATCCTGTCCATTGATAAACAACAGATAGTGGCATTACAAGGTGAACATCAGCGTGAAATCGAATATTTCTAATTGCCTCGCTCTACATACCATCGCCCGCAGAACTCAATTATCATGTTAAACGCTCGTGTTATTATTGTATATGAAACCCAATGCAATCGCTATAAAGTTCGTTACCGTCTACACTGAACCAATAAtgtcaacgccatcaacacccaAAGAAATACACCACGTTTATCTCGTTCCACAAGCCCACTGATTATACTCCAACTTTGATGATGCCAGCCTTGTGCGCACTCTGGAGCTTTCTAGGCGTCGGATTGTTTGCAGCCTGCGGGAAACCAGTTTCAAGTCTCGAATGCGGTCTACCTCTTGGCCAAAGGGCAGGGTCAGATCTATTTAACTTTCATACGGGTGCTCCGAAACCAAATGCTCCATATGAATACTCTCAAATTGTTCATTATTGTCGGGGCAGTGCAAGCTCGAGCGAGGGTGGACGTTGTGGTGAACTCGTTAACGCATCATCCTCGTGGTGGCCATCTCCTTCCTGCGCCTCTTGGCCAGCTTCTCTTTCTGGCTCTGATGCATCATCCTCAGAATAATTGTCTGGGTTCTGAGAAGACTGCTGGATACTGGGTCGCATAAAGAGGCCACAATAAGACTAATACTCATCCTCTGAGtcgctgttgtcgttgaccCTAATTGCTCGCCACCTCCTATCAGTCAAGTCTTGGGCAGCAGTTCCCTCGCTCTCTGGGTCAACGTAACCTTGACCTCCAGCAATGCTCAGAGCGACGGGCAAGAAGACTAGGGCGTGAAGGGCGGCGAATATAACAAGAGACAGCCAAACTCGGAAGTAGTAGATCTCAAAAATCTTTGATCGTGTAAAGGCAAGCACAGAAACACCCAAAAGCTTAGTGACTGTGATGCCAGAGAACACGGATCCGCCGACATTAACAAGAGCGGTCCAAGCTCGAGCATCACGACCACGGAAGGCGTTGCTGTTGCCCTCCATCACGGTGCGTGATG
This is a stretch of genomic DNA from Fusarium graminearum PH-1 chromosome 4, whole genome shotgun sequence. It encodes these proteins:
- a CDS encoding GPI mannosyltransferase 2; translated protein: MNLLDYKSRPILSLTSIFAAWKSFLLAIALGASIGPDYDTSTSLFFAIVHGASSPRSLATRLTRWDALYFMHDAVKGKVYEQEWAFGIGMPAAVRSICGLLNLQRWEALVAIAISHVSHLVAVLALYQLTIVLCNDRKLAYLASVVHVLSPAGLFISAPYAESPFACMSFVGNLLYAISLKSSPDSLKRNLAVVGAGLSYGISCTLRSNGLFGGVLFAVETVKCLLALRNGFSISKILRLVAPLIGGILVAVGFVAPQVLAWMRYCNGNEEQRAWCGHRIPSIYTFVQAEYWDVGFLKYWTPNQIPLFLLAAPMLTILLKSGTETMREPSRGLGAVAMGTNEESRLLVRTLAAIQTLLAVLAITNYHVQIISRLSSGYPVWYWWVASCLMDKQRQSLGYGVIVFITMYAAIQGGLFASFLPPA